A stretch of DNA from Rathayibacter sp. VKM Ac-2762:
CTCGTCGAGCCGGCGTCGCGGGACGGGGGCCTGGAGGGCGTCGCCGAGGTCGTCGAGGGCGGCGGCGAGCTGAGCGGTGAGGTCTCCGATCGCCCGCTCGGCCGGTGCCAGCACGACCGGAGGGACGATGAGCACGTTGATGACGACTCCCACCGCCGCGCCCAGCAGGGTCTCGAGGATGCGGTCGAGCGCGTAGTTCGGCGTGACCGCGCCCACCGAGAGCACGAGCATCGCGCTGATCGGGATCTGCACCGCGGAGGCGGGGGTCAGGCGCACGGCCCACCCGACGGCGATCGCGGCCACGATCGCGAGGAGAACGATGATGCTCTCGCCGCCGAGCACCGTGCCGATCACGGATCCGACGATCACGCCGATGATGACGCCGACCGAGCGCTCGAGGGCCTTGGAGAACGACTGGTTGATGCTCGGCGCGACGACGAGGAGCGCGGCGATCGCGCCGAAGACGGGCAGCGTCCCCGGGAAGACGACGCCGGCGAGGAGCCAGGTGACGACCGTGGCCGCCGCCGT
This window harbors:
- a CDS encoding FUSC family protein, which gives rise to MRLTSSFTVPTRPPVLQLVKTAAATVVTWLLAGVVFPGTLPVFGAIAALLVVAPSINQSFSKALERSVGVIIGVIVGSVIGTVLGGESIIVLLAIVAAIAVGWAVRLTPASAVQIPISAMLVLSVGAVTPNYALDRILETLLGAAVGVVINVLIVPPVVLAPAERAIGDLTAQLAAALDDLGDALQAPVPRRRLDELLINARLLQTMQSKAEEAIATGEESLRLNPRRSAHRDRLLALDSVVPRLGRIVTRVRGMTRTVHDLYDDELVGEPTIADIAVQLHRAAHDLRLLVQSSVDVPEPEAITDELPALTAPLVIATPHPQHWILLGALAEDLRRIREEIVGAES